Proteins encoded within one genomic window of Agelaius phoeniceus isolate bAgePho1 chromosome 9, bAgePho1.hap1, whole genome shotgun sequence:
- the OAT gene encoding ornithine aminotransferase, mitochondrial codes for MLSKLTRCQHLAVLCRGLHSSLSSATSVAPKKTIPRPLSSDFIFEREAKYGAHNYHPLPVALERGKGVYVWDVEGRKYFDFLSAYSAVNQGHCHPKIVDALKSQSEKLTLTSRAFYNDVLGEYEELVTKMFNYNKVLPMNTGVEAGETACKLARKWAYTVKGIPKYKAKIIFAAGNFWGRTMSAISSSTDPSSYDGFGPFMPGFELIPYNDLPALERALQDPNVAAFMVEPIQGEAGVIVPDKGYLTGVRDLCTKHNVLFIADEIQTGLARTGKMLAVDHENVRPDIILLGKALSGGLYPVSAVLCDDEVMLTIKPGEHGSTYGGNPLACRVAMAALEVIEEENLAKNAEIMGNLLRSELMKTPSNIVTAVRGKGLLNAIVIRETKDYDAWKVCLRLRDNGLLAKPTHGDIIRLAPPLVIKEDEIRESIEIIHKTILSF; via the exons ATGCTTTCCAAGCTAACCCGCTGCCAGCACCTTGCTGTTCTCTGCCGAGGTCTTCATTCCTCACTGAGCTCTGCTACCTCAGTTGCTCCCAAAAAAACCATTCCAAGGCCTCTCTCCTCGGATTTCATCTTCGAACGTGAGGCCAAATATGGTGCTCACAACTACCACCCACTGCCTGTTGCtctggaaagaggaaaag GTGTTTACGTGTGGGATGTTGAAGGTAGGAAGTATTTTGATTTTCTGAGTGCTTACAGTGCAGTCAACCAAGGCCACTGTCACCCAAAGATTGTGGATGCTCTGAAATCCCAGTCTGAAAAACTGACCCTGACATCCAGAGCATTCTACAATGACGTCCTTGGGGAATATGAGGAGCTGGTCACCAAAATGTTCAATTACAACAAAGTTCTTCCAATGAACACAg GAGTGGAAGCTGGAGAAACTGCCTGCAAACTGGCTCGGAAATGGGCCTACACTGTGAAAGGAATTCCAAAATACAAAGCTAAAATCATTTTTGCAG ctggcaACTTCTGGGGCAGGACAATGTCTGCCATCTCCAGTTCTACTGACCCATCCAGCTATGATGGCTTTGGGCCCTTCATGCCAGGATTTGAACTGATCCCATacaatgacctccctgctcttGAG CGGGCCCTCCAAGACCCCAACGTGGCAGCTTTCATGGTGGAGCCAATTCAAGGGGAAGCAGGTGTGATTGTTCCTGACAAAGGCTATCTCACAGGAGTGAGGGACCTCTGCACAAAACACAAT GTTCTGTTTATTGCTGATGAAATACAGACTGGTTTAGCCAGAACAGGGAAAATGCTGGCTGTTGACCATGAAAATGTGAGACCTGATATAATTCTTCTTGGAAAGGCCCTTTCTGGTGGCTTATACCCT gtctcagcagtgctgtgtgatgATGAAGTCATGCTGACCATTAAACCTGGTGAACATGGATCCACATATGGAGGAAATCCATTAGCCTGCCgtgtggccatggcagcactggAG GTaattgaagaagaaaatctggcaaaaaatgcagaaataatggGTAATCTGCTAAGAAGTGAGCTCATGAAGACTCCATCTAATATTGTGACTGCTGTAAGAGGAAAAGGGCTCTTAAATGCAATTGTAATTCGGGAAACCAAAG ACTATGATGCCTGGAAGGTGTGTCTGCGGCTCCGCGACAATGGGCTGCTGGCCAAGCCCACGCACGGCGACATCATCCGCCTGGCCCCGCCCCTCGTCATCAAGGAGGATGAGATCAGAGAGTCCATCGAAATCATCCACAAAACCATCCTGTCCTTCTGA